The genomic region TCAAGCACCCCCTTCAAAAGGCAAAGACACCTTTATAAAAGAATTAGCTTGGCGTGATTTCTATAATATGGTTTATGTAACCCATCCCAACCAAAAGAAAGAACCCGTCAACCCTACTTTTCGCTTTGTGAACTGGGAAAATAACGAACAAGCTTTTAACAGTTGGAAAGAAGGGAAAACTGGGTTTCCTATAGTTGATGCGGCAATGCGTCAATTAAAAGAATTAGGGTGGATGCATAATCGACTGCGGATGATTACCGCCTCATTCTTGACAAAAGATTTATTAATCGATTGGCGATGGGGGGAACGCTATTTTCAGGAACAGCTTATTGATTATGACGCTGCTAGTAATATTGGCGGTTGGCAGTGGGCAGCTTCAACGGGAACAGATGGCGTCCCTTATTTTAGAATTTTTAACCCCACAACCCAATCAGAAAGATTCGACAAAGAAGGTCTTTTTATCAAAAAGTATGTTCCCGAGTTACGCGGAATCGAAAATAAAAAAATACACGATCCATCTCAGTTAACTGCTGTGGAACAGGATAAATTTGGTGTCATAATCGGTAAAGACTATCCCAAACCGATTGTTGATCACAAAATGAGACGGAAAGCCGCTATTGAAGCTTATGAAGAGAGTAAAGCAATTTATCAGCAAGAGGAAAAATAGGACACATTTTTACAAGTGCCAACATAAAAGACGACCCGTTGAGATAGTATCTGGTGGGGTCGTTTTTTATTATAAGTAAAGTCACCTTATAAGATGAAAAAAATTACTATTATGATAGGATTAATAAGGCAAATTTCAAATCGAAGGGGGTGGTTAGCTGTATGTACAGAAAAGAACAAAAGTTTTTAGTAGATGAGGATACGCTGCAGATAATGGATCAAAAACTGTCATCACTCTTATCTTATGACAAGCATCAAGAAGGGTCATCTTATCGTATTCGTAGTATGTATTTTGACACCTATACACGTAAATCTTACCGCGAAAATGATGTTGGTGTAGAAGAAAGAAAAAAATATCGAATCCGCGTTTACGATAATCCCAAGGAATATATCCGCTTAGAAATTAAATATAAATTGAAAGATAGAAACTATAAAGAGAACTGTACTTTAAGCCTTCAACAGTACGAAGCGATTATGACCGGAATCTTACGGTACCAACCTAGCTTTCCTAAAGCACTGGCTATGCTCTATTTAGACATGCAAACAGCTTTCCTAAGACCAAGTGTGATTGTGGAGTATGAACGGACCGCGTTTGTTTATAAAACTTCTAATGTAAGAATAACCTTCGATCGAAACATTTCCTATTCTTACGAATTTGATAATTTCCTCGAAAAAAATATCTTTAAAATCCCATTACTACCCCAAAATAAACATGTTTTTGAAGTAAAGTATGATGTGATGTTGCCGGAATACCTGGCACAGTTAATAGAAACCGGACAATTAGAGCGCACAACATTTTCTAAGTTTTATTATAGTCATCTGAAAACAGAAGGAGAAGGATTTGAATGGTAAGCGAGGCAATTGATTTATTAACTAGAACGGCGGGCATGTCTTATAGACGGATGATTTTTGCACTTATATTTTCCACATTACTAAGTTTATATATCTATGTGGTCTATCGGACAATTTCTAAAGACTCTTTTTATTCTAAAAGTTTTAATATTACTTTATCCGTTATTACGATTTTGACAACGGCTATTGTAGTAGCAATGCAAGCCAACTTAGTTGTTTCACTGGGAATGGTCGGAGCTTTGTCGATTGTTCGCTTTAGAACGGCTTTAAAAGATCCAATGGATTTAGCGTTTGTTTTTTGGGCCATTACAACAGGGATTGTAACAGGAACGGAAATTTACGGTTTAGCAATCTTAACTGCTATTATCGTAACGATTGCTATCTTTGCTTTGGACCGTGTCAATCTAAAAGAAGCGCCAAGATTGTTAGTTGTTAATGGCGAAAGT from Jeotgalibaca dankookensis harbors:
- a CDS encoding polyphosphate polymerase domain-containing protein, which translates into the protein MYRKEQKFLVDEDTLQIMDQKLSSLLSYDKHQEGSSYRIRSMYFDTYTRKSYRENDVGVEERKKYRIRVYDNPKEYIRLEIKYKLKDRNYKENCTLSLQQYEAIMTGILRYQPSFPKALAMLYLDMQTAFLRPSVIVEYERTAFVYKTSNVRITFDRNISYSYEFDNFLEKNIFKIPLLPQNKHVFEVKYDVMLPEYLAQLIETGQLERTTFSKFYYSHLKTEGEGFEW
- a CDS encoding DUF4956 domain-containing protein, which translates into the protein MVSEAIDLLTRTAGMSYRRMIFALIFSTLLSLYIYVVYRTISKDSFYSKSFNITLSVITILTTAIVVAMQANLVVSLGMVGALSIVRFRTALKDPMDLAFVFWAITTGIVTGTEIYGLAILTAIIVTIAIFALDRVNLKEAPRLLVVNGESVEYENELNTLLEKHKIYYKVKSRNINRNRLDLIYEIQTDEGMALIKEISALNAVMSANILDHDGSLRY